The proteins below are encoded in one region of Phoenix dactylifera cultivar Barhee BC4 unplaced genomic scaffold, palm_55x_up_171113_PBpolish2nd_filt_p 000984F, whole genome shotgun sequence:
- the LOC103698752 gene encoding alpha-humulene 10-hydroxylase-like produces the protein MAELMRHPEIMEKVQAEVRQALKGKARIEEEDINKFHYMKLVIQESLRLHQPGPLLLPRVCRETCQVDGYNIPAGSRIIVNAWAAATDPRYWEDPESFRPERFDGSSVDYKGGNFEYMPFGAGRRICPAMTFGLAQVEMALANLL, from the coding sequence ATGGCAGAGTTAATGAGACACCCCGAGATAATGGAGAAGGTTCAAGCAGAGGTAAGGCAAGCTTTGAAGGGGAAGGCCAGGATCGAGGAGGAAGATATCAATAAATTCCATTACATGAAGTTGGTGATCCAAGAGTCTCTGAGATTGCACCAGCCAGGTCCGCTGCTCCTGCCGAGAGTCTGCCGTGAGACATGCCAAGTAGACGGCTACAATATCCCTGCAGGGAGCAGGATTATCGTCAACGCATGGGCTGCGGCAACGGATCCGAGGTATTGGGAGGACCCGGAGAGCTTTAGGCCTGAGCGATTCGATGGCAGCTCGGTGGACTACAAAGGTGGCAACTTTGAGTACATGCCTTTTGGTGCAGGCAGGAGGATTTGCCCGGCGATGACCTTTGGCTTGGCCCAGGTGGAGATGGCCCTGGCCAACCTACTCTAG
- the LOC120103932 gene encoding premnaspirodiene oxygenase-like, with amino-acid sequence MAREILKTHDLIFASRDKILASKAFYDGSGIVFAPYGSYWRQLRKICVIELPSAKRVKSFSTHRQEVMSNLVRYTSTMNNSPVNLSEMFLLTSNTMTSMVTFGTKCKHGPRFISTLKKLLEFLSGFSVADLFPSLSFIDTLSGVSSSLKKC; translated from the coding sequence ATGGCAAGAGAGATCCTGAAGACCCACGATCTCATCTTCGCGTCGCGGGACAAAATACTAGCTTCCAAGGCGTTTTATGACGGCTCTGGCATCGTCTTCGCGCCCTACGGTAGCTACTGGCGGCAGCTGCGGAAGATATGCGTTATCGAACTACCGAGTGCAAAGCGTGTCAAGTCCTTCAGCACACATCGACAAGAGGTGATGTCCAACCTGGTGAGATATACCTCCACGATGAACAATTCCCCAGTTAACCTCAGTGAGATGTTTCTCCTGACATCCAATACTATGACCTCGATGGTGACATTTGGTACAAAATGCAAGCATGGGCCGAGATTCATCTCAACATTGAAGAAACTCCTTGAATTTCTCTCCGGATTTAGCGTAGCTGATCTATTCCCCTCGTTAAGCTTTATTGACACTCTCAGTGGAGTGAGCTCAAGCTTAAAAAAATGTTAA